Proteins encoded in a region of the Fusarium falciforme chromosome 6, complete sequence genome:
- a CDS encoding DJ-1 protein-PfpI domain-containing protein yields MAPIQFGILSFAYQVVDTAGPADLLCSASKGALQTIREYVPIDNDVISRAPEFVFHHISPTLDPVDLGTLRMKIVPTTTVDECPELDILLVAGPHLGSFNLSPKHADLIRKHVAAGKLLFTTCTGASVVASTGVLDGRKATVNNIEYEYSRKLWPKVNWTREKKWIIDGNIWTGSGAVAAMDMVAHWLKENHGLDVLIQAAATLDYEPRDDDGLFTVFPQRFDSKGHKISTHVFRYHEEY; encoded by the coding sequence ATGGCTCCTATCCAATTTGGCATCCTCAGCTTTGCCTACCAAGTAGTCGACACAGCCGGGCCTGCCGATCTTCTCTGCTCCGCCAGCAAAGGCGCCCTCCAAACCATTCGGGAATACGTCCCCATCGACAACGATGTCATTTCCCGAGCACCAGAATTCGTCTTTCACCATATCAGCCCAACTCTAGATCCCGTTGATCTGGGTACTCTTCGGATGAAGATTGTCCCCACAACGACTGTGGATGAGTGTCCCGAGCTGGATATTTTGCTCGTTGCAGGGCCACACCTGGGTAGCTTTAATCTAAGCCCTAAGCACGCTGATCTGATCCGGAAACACGTTGCGGCTGGAAAGCTTCTCTTTACAACTTGTACCGGTGCGAGCGTCGTCGCATCCACAGGCGTTCTAGACGGGAGGAAGGCCACGGTTAACAACATCGAGTACGAGTATTCGAGGAAACTCTGGCCAAAAGTCAACTGGACACGGGAGAAGAAGTGGATCATCGACGGCAATATCTGGACTGGATCTGGGGCAGTTGCTGCAATGGACATGGTGGCCCATTGGCTGAAGGAAAACCATGGGCTGGATGTGCTTATCCAGGCTGCTGCCACTTTGGACTATGAGCCCCGAGATGACGATGGTTTGTTCACCGTGTTTCCACAGAGATTTGATTCCAAGGGACACAAGATTTCTACTCATGTCTTTAGATATCATGAAGAGTACTAG
- a CDS encoding MFS domain-containing protein, whose protein sequence is MAFGESIHDVVRDAPFGQLVRYFTNNRLFKYPEEQPNFKLPEPWVRMMSDAEPDRIPDTASSSTLSNSSREQETIEEHVSNAAELDLEKKEFPQDKSTRLTAKTTSDGTILVDWYSEKDTANPHNWSNSRRGFVAFLICFYTSVVYLSSAIYSSSTEGVMKKFGVSNLEATLGLAMYVLGYGVGPLLFSPLSEIPRIGRNPIYIITYALFVILSIPTALVGNFPGLIVLRFLQGFFGSPCLAAGGASMSDLYSLVNLPFAMIAWVGAMSCGPSLGPLLSGFAVTAKNWRWSLYESIWVSAPLLIVLFIFLPETSTPNILLRRAQRLRKLTGNQKLMSQSEIDQAHLTVSGIAIDALIKPLEITIKDPAVLFVQVYSAIVYGIYYSFFEVFPLVYPVYYGMNLGQVGLVFLCIAIGCIIAIIAYGGFLYFVVTPRIKKVGMGPQENVLLAGLPTSFGPTIGLFIFAWTARASIHWIVPTIGITIYAGSIYTVLQCMFLYIPLSYPQYAASLFAANDLFRSAFASGSILFAHPLYANLGIAKGTSVLGGLSATGIIGMWLLYLYGAKLRALSKFAT, encoded by the exons ATGGCTTTCGGAGAGTCGATTCACGATGTCGTTCGAGACGCCCCCTTCGGACAGCTTGTGCGCTACTTCACCAACAATCGCCTCTTCAAATACCCAGAAGAACAGCCAAACTTCAAGCTTCCTGAGCCATGGGTCCGTATGATGAGCGACGCAGAGCCCGATAGGATACCTGACAcagcttcatcctcaacccTCTCCAACTCGAGCCGCGAGCAAGAGACGATAGAGGAGCACGTCAGCAACGCGGCCGAACTGGatctcgagaagaaggaatttCCTCAAGACAAATCGACCCGTCTAACAGCCAAGACAACCTCGGATGGCACCATTTTGGTCGATTGGTACAGCGAAAAAGACACCGCCAACCCACACAACTGGTCCAACTCACGCCGTGGGTTCGTCGCCTTTCTCATATGCTTCTACACATCTGTCGTCTACCTAAGTTCAGCAATCTACTCCTCATCAACCGAAGGCGTCATGAAAAAGTTTGGCGTCAGCAATCTGGAAGCAACCCTCGGCCTCGCCATGTACGTCCTAGGCTACGGTGTCGGCCCACTGCTCTTTTCGCCTCTCAGTGAGATCCCTCGCATCGGTCGCAACCCCATCTACATCATAACTTATGCCCTGTTTGTTATCCTCTCTATTCCAACAGCCCTCGTGGGTAACTTTCCAGGTCTTATcgtcttgcgcttcttgcaGGGGTTCTTCGGGTCACCTTGCTTAGCCGCCGGTGGTGCTTCGATGAGCGACCTGTACAGCTTGGTGAATTTGCCTTTTGCAATGATTGCCTGGGTTGGCGCCATGTCCTGTGGAC CCTCTCTCGGTCCTCTCCTCAGTGGATTCGCTGTGACAGCGAAAAACTGGCGTTGGTCCTTATACGAGTCCATCTGGGTATCGGCACCGTTGCTTATTgttctcttcatcttcctgcCTGAAACGAGTACCCCGAATATTCTCCTACGCCGCGCTCAACGCCTACGCAAGCTTACCGGCAACCAAAAGTTAATGTCCCAAAGCGAGATTGACCAAGCTCACTTGACAGTCTCAGGCATTGCTATAGATGCCTTGATCAAGCCGTTGGAAATCACTATCAAAGACCCAGCCGTTTTATTTGTTCAGGTCTACTCGGCTATCGTCTATGGCATATACTATTCCT TCTTTGAGGTGTTTCCGCTCGTCTATCCTGTTTACTACGGAATGAACCTGGGCCAAGTTGGTCTCGTCTTCCTCTGCATCGCCATTGGatgcatcatcgccatcattgCTTATGGCGGATTCCTATACTTTGTGGTCACGCCGCGGATAAAGAAGGTCGGCATGGGTCCACAGGAGAATGTTCTCTTGGCTGGTTTACCTACATCATTCGGTCCTACCATCGGCCTGTTTATATTTGCTTGGACAGCCCGGGCTTCTATTCACTGGATCGTCCCAACTATCGGCATCACCATCTACGCTGGCTCCATATACACTGTGCTGCAGTGTATGTTCCTTTATATCCCGCTCAGCTACCCTCAGTATGCTGCCTCTTTATTCGCAGCCAACGACTTGTTCCGCAGTGCCTTTGCTAGCGGCAGCATTCTCTTCGCGCATCCGCTATATGCGAATCTTGGGATCGCTAAAGGCACGAGTGTCCTCGGTGGCTTGAGCGCTACTGGTATCATAGGGATGTGGCTGCTGTACTTGTACGGTGCCAAACTCCGAGCTCTCAGCAAGTTCGCCACCTAA
- a CDS encoding Peptidase A1 domain-containing protein produces MLSALFVAALPALAHALDDGIIRYPIRASPGAPIVKGVTRRQNEVALQSQNTGLFYSIDVTMGTPGQTITVNLDTGSQELWVNPVCDKSNDVSFCESFGHFGESSTYTSINVTGGLVYGTGYAYYNYGYDFITIGSAHIKQQLFGVAYDTSVVSVGIMGVAPDLHGWNAPYPLVIDSMAQQNLIKSRAFSLDIRTMDSDRGAVIFGGIDTRKYSGHLEKRPIIPASSSPDGQTRYWVHLDGMSLTQDDGSKEAIFSKTNGYAVVLDSGYTISALPGPIFEKLLATFPTVQPGIGSYHPVDCDVAKLKGTVDFTFGKTTIKVPYADFVWHNKGSCYLGAFQDDEFPVLGDTFLRAAYVVYDWDNENVWLANNEDCGTNLVAIGSGADSVPDIVGECASSDSTNTSELPTSTEASTGSTASTESVTSTESETSDSTPTASTESTLSFSTTRFHNTSSVIPNKLGSSKTQSLSDSLPTLSGSTYLDPSYLDPTYSGPTTAAPTTITSTITTSKVYTITSCPPSVTNCPVGSATTEIITSYTTYCPGETKAPKPTNPPVISDTSIVTNTHVYTITDCPGEGPCNKGEVTTEFVATTQLVHPQVTAIYTVPEAIRCGPGNAHCKEATTKAVRVVTITPATKAPEPTPVPGVCTTCGPPGNANGTITEVYTHPSKPTQVYTQPGGTQIYTKPSQTQASGYGYPQPPASTVATVVKPSGEEPSEPTGTSPALVTGGAAWNAPGQLAVIAGALFAAML; encoded by the exons ATGTTGTCCGCTCTTTTCGTCGCGGCTTTGCCCGCCTTGGCCCACGCCTTGGACGATGGCATCATCCGCTATCCCATCAGGGCCTCTCCCGGCGCCCCCATCGTCAAGGGCGTCACCCGACGACAGAATGAGGTCGCTCTCCAGTCCCAGAACACGGGTCTTTTCTACAGCATCGATGTTACCATGGGTACTCCCGGCCAGACCATCaccgtcaacctcgacactGGATCTCAGGAGCTTTGGGTCAACCCTGTTTGCGACAAGTCGAATGATGTCTCGTTTTGCGAGTCTTTTGGTCATTTTGGAGAGAGTAGCACTTACACTTCGATTAATGTTACGGGCGGACTTGTTTATGGAACTGGATATGCCTACTACAACTATGGCTACGACTTTATTACCATCGGCT CTGCCCATATCAAGCAGCAGCTCTTTGGCGTTGCCTACGACACCTCCGTCGTGAGTGTTGGTATCATGGGTGTGGCTCCTGACCTGCACGGCTGGAACGCCCCTTATCCTCTCGTCATTGACAGCATGGCCCAACAAAACCTCATCAAGAGCCGAGCCTTCTCTCTTGATATCCGCACTATGGACAGCGACCGAGGTGCCGTCATCTTTGGAGGTATCGACACCCGCAAGTACTCTGGTCACCTTGAGAAGCGTCCCATCATCCCAGCTTCGTCTTCCCCTGACGGCCAAACCCG ATACTGGGTCCATCTCGATGGCATGAGCCTCACTCAGGATGACGGCTCTAAGGAGGCCATCTTTTCAAAGACCAACGGCTATGCTGTCGTCCTTGACAGCGGCTACACCATCAGCGCCCTGCCCGGTCccatctttgagaagctcctgGCCACTTTCCCTACTGTCCAGCCCGGAATCGGTTCCTACCACCCTGTCGACTGCGATgttgccaagctcaagggcacCGTTGACTTCACTTTCGGCAAGACCACCATCAAGGTGCCTTATGCCGACTTTGTCTGGCACAACAAGGGATCATGCTACCTGGGTGCTTTCCAGGACGATG AATTCCCCGTTCTTGGTGACACCTTCTTGCGAGCTGCTTACGTCGTCTACGACTGGGACAACGAGAACGTCTGGCTGGCTAACAACGAGGACTGCGGTACTAACCTGGTTGCCATCGGAAGCGGAGCTGACTCTGTTCCTGATATCGTCGGCGAGTGTGCTTCTTCTGACTCTACCAACACTTCTGAGCTGCCCACTTCCACCGAGGCCTCGACTGGATCTACCGCTTCTACCGAGTCTGTTACTTCCACCGAGTCCGAGACCAGCGATTCGACTCCCACTGCTAGCACCGAGTCTactctctccttctccaccACCCGCTTCCACAACACCTCTTCCGTCATCCCCAACAAGCTCGGATCCTCCAAGACCCAGTCTCTCTCCGACTCGCTTCCTACTCTGTCTGGCTCTACCTACTTGGACCCCTCTTACCTGGACCCCACCTACTCGGGCCCTACCACTGCGGCTCCTACCACTATCACGTCGACAATCACCACCAGCAAGGTCTACACCATCACCTCGTGCCCTCCCAGCGTGACCAACTGCCCTGTCGGCTCCGCCACCACTGAGATTATCACCTCGTACACGACCTACTGCCCCGGCGAGACCAAGGCTCCCAAGCCCACTAACCCTCCCGTCATCAGCGACACTTCGATCGTCACCAACACCCACGTCTACACCATTACTGACTGCCCCGGCGAGGGTCCCTGCAACAAGGGCGAAGTCACCACCGAGTTCGTTGCCACCACCCAGCTTGTCCACCCCCAGGTTACTGCCATCTACACCGTTCCCGAGGCTATCCGCTGTGGCCCTGGTAACGCTCACTGCAAGGAGGCCACAACCAAGGCTGTCCGCGTCGTCACCATTACTCCCGCCACCAAGGCTCCCGAGCCCACACCCGTCCCCGGTGTCTGCACCACCTGCGGTCCTCCTGGCAATGCCAACGGTACCATCACTGAGGTCTACACCCACCCCAGCAAGCCTACTCAGGTGTACACTCAGCCCGGCGGTACCCAGATCTACACCAAGCCCAGCCAGACCCAAGCCTCAGGCTATGGCTACCCTCAACCTCCCGCCAGCACCGTCGCAACGGTCGTCAAGCCCAGCGGCGAGGAGCCATCCGAGCCCACGGGCACCAGCCCTGCCCTCGTGACAGGCGGCGCCGCATGGAACGCCCCCGGCCAATTGGCAGTTATTGCTGGCGCTCTCTTCGCCGCAATGCTCTAA
- a CDS encoding HET domain-containing protein, with translation MAESSSSKELPPDIYKPLDKDNREIRLFEILPSEDINATVEIRLFSHRLGDMSGQFIPFSYVWGNPTDTEPIKVNGMSTAVTRNLADFLKQTRALLLDILTKGSWDKPAIFWADAICINQQDMEERNHQVQLLKPIYSSAPLALAWLGHFSDAHLAVSLAESLGPPHSLGFISNLPNLDYSSWMHAHPHLWTVSEGRNAYWEAYKALVQSPYWTRTWTFQEMVLPTDVLFMVYGLLGIIETHLEADYTKDIAQVYREFASTWIDEVKDLNFLLYSQEHYRIARRSPNPIPSWTPDWEGISQKEYDGSPYPNLGVVMATFSISYYASEQLPASNPHLCDDLSTLVVPGVVAENRDASLKRSMALCFLVGVLAWAADSECPDWYSIAATYLPQLCIPLGQDFSRAWKEEVFKGYSAEDHMTDWENAAAAMEWTWENVREDVEAVRWYTRAYLGTPLKFVTNNGYLGTVTAAQAGDLVVVLAGCKAPVLLRRKGSHYEHVGPCFVVGLMKGEAKQMVDRGEAKIETFEIR, from the exons AAAGACAACCGAGAAATTCGCCTCTTTGAGATCCTCCCGTCGGAAGACATCAACGCAACAGTTGAGATCCGGCTGTTCTCTCATCGGCTGGGGGACATGTCAGGACAGTTCATCCCTTTCTCCTATGTCTGGGGGAATCCAACGGACACGGAGCCAATCAAGGTCAATGGAATGTCGACAGCGGTCACTCGCAATCTCGCCGATTTCTTAAAGCAGACCCGCGCTTTGCTTCTCGATATCCTCACCAAGGGCTCCTGGGATAAACCCGCCATTTTTTGGGCCGATGCCATCTGCATAAACCAGCAGGACATGGAAGAGCGGAACCATCAAGTCCAGCTCCTAAAGCCCATCTACTCGTCCGCTCCTCTGGCTCTCGCCTGGCTCGGGCATTTCAGTGACGCACATCTCGCCGTTAGCCTTGCCGAGAGTCTTGGTCCACCACACAGCCTCGGTTTCATCTCGAACTTGCCAAATCTGGATTACAGCTCTTGGATGCATGCGCATCCGCACCTGTGGACCGTTTCCGAGGGCCGCAACGCATATTGGGAAGCCTACAAAGCGCTGGTTCAGTCGCCATACTGGACTCGTACATGGACCTTTCAGGAAATGGTTCTGCCAACTGATGTCCTCTTCAT GGTGtatggccttcttggcatcaTAGAAACCCACCTAGAGGCGGACTACACAAAGGATATTGCCCAAGTCTATAGAGAGTTCGCCTCGACGTGGATTGATGAGGTCAAGGACCTCAATTTTCTCCTCTATTCCCAAGAACACTATCGCATCGCCCGACGTAGCCCAAACCCGATTCCTTCTTGGACACCAGACTGGGAAGGAATCTCGCAGAAGGAGTACGATGGTTCACCCTACCCCAATCTTGGGGTTGTAATGGCTACCTTTTCTATCTCTTATTATGCGTCTGAGCAGTTGCCTGCCAGCAATCCACATCTGTGTGACGACCTGAGCACTCTGGTTGTTCCTGGGGTAGTGGCTG AAAACAGAGATGCTAGCTTGAAGCGAAGCATGGCTCTTTGCTTTCTCGTAGGCGTCCTCGCTTGGGCTGCTGACTCGGAGTGTCCGGATTGGTACAGCATTGCGGCAACTTACCTACCGCAGCTCTGTATTCCCCTTGGCCAAGATTTCTCAAGGGCGTGGAAAGAAGAGGTTTTCAAGGGCTACAGTGCCGAGGACCATATGACGGACTGGGAGAATGCTGCTGCGGCTATGGAGTGGACCTGGGAAAATGTCAGGGAGGATGTTGAGGCCGTGAGATGGTATACAAGAGCGTATCTCGGAACCCCTCTGAAATTTGTCACAAACAACGGCTACCTCGGAACTGTCACCGCCGCTCAGGCGGGGGACTTGGTGGTTGTGCTCGCTGGTTGCAAGGCCCCTGTGCTTCTCAGAAGGAAGGGATCTCATTACGAGCATGTCGGGCCCTGCTTCGTGGTAGGGCTTATGAAAGGTGAGGCCAAGCAGATGGTGGACCGAGGAGAGGCAAAGATTGAGACGTTTGAGATTCGTTAG
- a CDS encoding EHN domain-containing protein yields MLLHLFTLGFVPTLCAAAADRFSLPNTDATFGKSPKPFEINVDRQFIENTRKRVAHSRAPVFMGVKGDGPSAEIFTAVRDYWVNEYSWNATEAAINQKLEQFTTIVEPVIDNASYPVPLHFVHHRSPRSDAIPLLFIHGWPGSFLEVSHIIGNLTNPPNASVPAFHVVAPSIPGFGFSPAPRQPGFGPVEAAHSFNALMLQLGYSKYVIQGGDFGGVTLRYQSHLFPDHVVSALSNFWVIQPNEDDMRRLAEGVATPDEVAYINILETYINHNSGYRLMQSTEPLTLAIGMTDSPLGNAMWMYDLMAKVIDPAITTWTPEQIITWSMMYYIQGPYGGMRFYKEVLNDGGFSLLDFGTLPLVEVPVAISQFPYDICYRMPLDWAKRGGNVIKRTVNHHGGHFAAYEVPDLLLNDIWSWFGDKEKIVKKYAKAFQTDAWHSKM; encoded by the exons ATGCTTCTGCACTTGTTTACGTTGGGCTTTGTCCCTACCCTTTGCGCCGCTGCTGCGGACAGGTTTTCTCTGCCGAATACTGATGCCACATTTGGCAAATCGCCCAAGCCATTTGAAATCAACGTTGATCGGCAGTTTATTGAGAACACTCGAAAGCGAGTCGCACATTCACGGGCTCCTGTGTTTATGGGTGTGAAAGGCGACGGTCCGAGTGCTGAGATCTTCACCGCAGTGAGGGATTACTGGGTCAATGAATACAGCTGGAATGCAACTGAAGCAGCCATCAACCAAAA GCTGGAACAGTTCACAACCATTGTCGAGCCCGTGATTGACAATGCCAGCTACCCGGTCCCCCTCCACTTTGTTCATCATCGCTCACCCCGGAGCGATGCCATTCCTCTGCTCTTTATCCATGGCTGGCCAGGCTCGTTCCTTGAAGTCAGTCACATCATCGGCAACTTGACAAACCCTCCAAATGCATCCGTGCCGGCATTCCACGTTGTTGCTCCGTCAATCCCAGGTTTCGGATTCTCTCCTGCACCTCGGCAACCCGGCTTCGGTCCCGTCGAAGCGGCTCACTCCTTCAATGCACTGATGCTCCAGCTCGGCTATTCTAAATACGTCATCCAAGGTGGAGATTTCGGCGGTGTTACCCTTCGTTACCAGTCTCATCTGTTTCCGGACCATGTCGTCTCAGCACTCAGCAACTTCTGGGTCATTCAACCAAACGAGGATGACATGCGCAGACTTGCAGAGGGGGTAGCAACCCCTGATGAAGTTGCATACATCAACATTCTCGAGACCTATATCAATCACAACTCTGGATACCGCCTGATGCAATCAACGGAACCGCTCACCCTGGCAATCGGCATGACAGACTCCCCATTGGGCAATGCCATGTGGATGTATGATCTAATGGCCAAGGTCATCGATCCGGCCATTACGACCTGGACTCCTGAGCAGATCATTACCTGGTCAATGATGTATTACATCCAAGGCCCCTACGGCGGCATGCGCTTTTACAAGGAGGTGCTCAACGATGGGGGCTTCTCCCTGCTCGACTTTGGCACTCTGCCGCTGGTTGAGGTCCCAGTCGCCATCAGCCAGTTTCCTTATGACATCTGTTACCGTATGCCATTGGACTGGGCGAAGCGAGGAGGAAATGTTATCAAGAGAACTGTGAACCACCACGGCGGTCACTTTGCCGCCTATGAGGTTCCTGACCTGCTGCTCAACGATATTTGGTCTTGGTTTGGGGATAAGGAG aagatcgtcAAGAAATACGCTAAGGCTTTTCAAACCGACGCTTGGCATTCGAAAATGTAA